One region of Peromyscus eremicus chromosome 4, PerEre_H2_v1, whole genome shotgun sequence genomic DNA includes:
- the LOC131908203 gene encoding olfactory receptor 10A7-like: protein MGHMKTNFTVTEFVFLGLSSDPKVQLVLFFVFLLFYILSVVGNIIIITIIQIEPRLQTPMYFFLTNLSFLDICYTSTNVPQMLSNMVGSKKTIPFASCATQMYFSLSFGMIECVLLGVMAYDRYVAICHPLHYTVIMDQNTCVQLAAISWSSSFLSSMVINVLTLSLPYCGPNVLNHFFCEVPSVLRLACTDTSLTEMVVFVFSIIIVFIPFLLIIVSYARILLSVLRMRSASGRHKALSTCASHLTVVTLFYGTAIFMYMRPQSKSSRAGGKVIAVFYTVVTPMLNPLIYSLRNQDVKGSLRRAVTKKKT, encoded by the coding sequence ATGGGTCATATGAAAACAAACTTCACAGTGACTGAGTTTGTGTTTCTAGGGCTTTCATCTGATCCCAAGGTACAGCTGGTTCTCTTTTTTGTATTCCTGCTTTTCTATATATTGTCAGTTGTGGgcaatatcatcatcatcactattattCAGATAGAACCTCGCCTGCAGactcccatgtacttcttcctcactAACTTGTCCTTTCTGGACATCTGTTATACATCCACCAATGTCCCACAGatgctttccaacatggtggggAGTAAAAAGACCATCCCATTTGCCAGCTGTGCTACCCAGATGTACTTCTCACTCTCCTTTGGAATGATTGAATGTGTTCTTCTTGGTGTCATGGCTTATGACAGATATGTAGCTATTTGTCACCCTCTTCATTATACTGTTATTATGGATCAAAACACCTGTGTCCAACTGGCAGCCATTTCTTGGTCCAGTAGCTTCCTGAGTTCTATGGTCATCAATGTTCTCACCTTGAGCTTGCCCTACTGTGGACCAAATGTCCTGAATCACTTTTTCTGTGAGGTTCCTTCAGTTCTGAGGCTGGCTTGCACTGACACCTCACTCACTGAGATGGTGGTTTTTGTGTTCAGTATAATCATTGTGTTCATCCCTTTCCTTCTTATTATTGTTTCCTATGCCCGAATCCTTCTTTCTGTTCTCAGGATGCGATCAGCCTCTGGGAGGCACAAGGCTCTGTCCACCTGTGCCTCCCATCTGACAGTTGTGACCTTATTCTATGGAACTGCCATCTTTATGTACATGAGACCCCAGTCGAAGTCCTCCAGGGCTGGTGGTAAGGTCATTGCAGTATTCTACACTGTAGTGACACCTATGCTCAACCCTTTAATATACAGCCTAAGGAACCAGGATGTAAAAGGGTCTCTGAGGAGAGCAGTCACAAAAAAGAAAACGTGA